A region of the Myxococcus stipitatus DSM 14675 genome:
GCCTTGTGCCGCGAGAGCCTTCGCGCGGGAGTTGAGGGCAAGCGTCGGAGACGGCTTGATGGCTTGGAGCCGGCGGGCGAGTTTCATGCCCGATTGCCTAGCGCGCCCGCGCGTGCCCGACAAGTGCCGCGAGGCCGCTACGTCTTCCGCGCGAACTTCGCCTTGAGCGCCTCGTGGACATTCGGAGGCACCAGGCCCGTGACGTCGCCGCCAAACGAGGCCACCTCCCGGACGAGCTGGGAGGAGATGTAGAAGTAGTCCTCCCCCGTCATCATGAAGACGGTCTCCACCGTGGGCGCCAGCTTGCGGTTCATGTTCGCGAGCTGGAACTCGTATTCGAAGTCCGACACGGCGCGCAGGCCTCGGACGATGACGCTGCCGCCCCGGCGCCGCACGTAGTCCACCAGCAGGCCGTGGAACGCATCCACCTCCACCCGAGGGTCCTGCACCGCCTCGCGGATGAGGTCGCGGCGCTCGTCCTCGGTGAAGAGGGGGGTCTTCTTCGGGTTCACCGCGATGGCGACAATGACCTTGTCGAACATCTTCAGGCTGCGCTGGATGAGGCTCAGGTGCCCGTTGGTGAGCGGATCGAACGAACCTGGGTAGATGGCGACCGGCATGTGCAGGGAGTCTCGGACGCGCCCGGATGCCGGTCAAGCAATGGTCATGGCGCCCGGTAGAAGCTCACCAGGGTGTCGCCGAACCGGCGCTGGTCCTCCCGGGTCAATCCCGCATGGGCCTCCGGGGCGGACTCGCGCTTGTCATGCTCCACCACGAGCATCCCTCCGGGTGACAACAGCCCCGCCGCCGTCACGCCCTCCAGCACCGTCTCCACCACCCGCGCCGCGTAGGGCGGGTCGGCGAAGATGAGCTCGAAGCGCGCGCCCCGGCGCTTCAGCGTCTCCAGGGCCCGCACGGCGGGCTGGGCGAGCAACTCCACCTGCGAGGAGAACCCCAGGGCGTCGGTGTTCTGCCGGCACAGGGCCTGGGCCTCGCGGTCCTGGTCCACCAGCACCACCCCACCCGCGCCCCGGGACAGGGCCTCCAGGCCCAGGGCACCGGTGCCCGCGTAGAGGTCCAGGACCTGCTGGCCATCGAGCATCTGGCCCAGCACGTTGAAGAGGGTCTCCCGCACGCGGTCCGCGGTGGGGCGGATGTGCCGCGACGTGGGCTTGGGGCCCGCCAGCGCCCGGCCCTTGGCGGAGCCTGAAACGATTCGCATGCGGCCCTTCTACACCGCGCGGCGGCTACTCGCCCCGGTTCTCCGCGAGGAAGCGCATGGCGGCATGTCCCGTCCCACCGGCCCCCAGCGCGGCGAACACCTCCGTGGCCTCCGCGAAGGACAGCGCCTCCAGCCGCTCCCGAGCCCCTGGCGCCAGGGGCGGAAGGCTGTCCTCCAGCACGCTTACCAGCTCTCCGGCGGGCATCCCCGCCGCCGCGGCCTTCTCCTCCACCCCCGCGCGGATGTCCGGGGACCAGGCGCCCAGCGCCAGCCGCTCGAAGGGCCCCACGCAGTCCACCTTCCGGGCGCCGGCCGCCACGTACGTGGGCAGCATCCGGGGGAAGCCCTCGCGCACGTCGCCCACGCTGACGGCCGCGCCGTAGTCCCGCGCCAGGTCCACCAGCGAGCGCAGCGTGCCCACATCCGGCTCGGCACCGCCCAGGTCCTGCTCCGAGACCCGCACGAAGCACACCGGCACCTTCCACTGGCTCAGCCCTTCCAGCAGCGTGCGGTACGCGTCCAGGAGGCCCCCCTGAGAGGGCGCCGGCGCGCTGACTTCCAGGGACAGCTCGCGCTCCGTCACCGGCCCCGCCAGCGCCTGGAGGGCCTCCACGGCCGCGTAGGAGTCCAGCCGGCTCAGGTCCAACGACACCAGCGCGAAGCCCGCGTCCACCATCCGGTAGAGACCCTCGCGCAGCGCGCCGAGCGACGCCTCGTCCGCCTTCGCCACGCGCACGGGCCCCGCTTGGAGGAACACGGGCCGGGCGTGCTCGGCCTCCACCGCAGCCTCGTGAACCGCGGCGACGAAGCGCTCCGCCGCGCCCCGGTCCGCCGTGGGGTGCGCGCAGGCGAGCCCCAACACCGCGTCTTCGGAGCGCGCCGCGCGCAGGAGTCCCGGCAGCGCGCCTCGGGCCTGCACTGGGAGGCATGGCAGCGCCGCCGGGGTGCGCTCCAGCGCGCGCAGCAACTCGCGAGGGTTGAGCAGCGGCACGCGGGAGCCGGGACCCACCCGGGCCACCGTGTTGCCCGGCCGCAATGACAGCACCTTGTCGAGCACGCTCATGGGCCGCGGAGAATCGTCCGCGCGCACGGGCGAGCGCAAGGCGAAGGTTGCGCGAGCGTCCGTTGCGCTACGGGTGACCCACCCACGAGGGCAGGTCCGCGGTGCGGCGACTCAGTGGACCTCACCCAGGTGCGCGTACGTCTCGCTCTCGATCTGGATGGTGGTGTGGTCGATGCCGAACCGGTCGAACAGGTCGTGCTTCACCGCGGAGAGAATCTCGTCGTTGTTGCAGACCATGGGGTCCAGGACGACCAGGTGCGCGGACAGCGCGTAGACGCCGCTGGAGATGGTCCACACGTGCAGGTCATGCACCGCCGTCACGCCGGGCACGCGCAGGAGCAACTCCTTCACCTGCGGCATGTCCACATGCGCCGGCACCGCCTCCATCAGCACGTCCACCGCGTCGCGCACCAGCCGCAGCGCGCCCACCACGATGACGACGGAGATGACGAGCGAGATGAGCGGGTCCACCACGTACCAGCCCGTGAGCGCCATGATGCCCGCGCCCAACAGCACCCCCACCGAGGACAGCGTGTCCCCCAGCACGTGGAGGAAGGCGCCCCGGACGTTCATCGAGTGGGTGTTGTGCAGGAAGCCCAGCGCGCCCAGGTTGGCCAGCAGGCCCACCGCGGCCACCATCGCCATCGGCTTGACGTCCACCACCGTGGGCGCGTGGAAGCGCTCCCAGGCCTCGAAGAGGATGAAGCCGGTGATGCCCAGCAGCAGCACGCCGTTGAGCAGCGCGCTGAGGATCTCCATCCGGTAGTAGCCGTAGGTCTTCTTCACATCCGCCGGCTTGCCCGCGAACCACAGCGCCACCAGGCTCAGCCCCAGGGCGGACACATCCGTCAGCATGTGGCCGGCGTCCGACATCAGCGCCAGCGAGTGTGTCAACCAGCCGCCCACCGCCTCCGCCAGCGCGATGGTCGCCGTCAGGACCAGCGCGAAGATCAGCCGACGGCGGTCCTTGCGTCGCTCCTCCGCCAACCCACCCTTCCGGGGGCCAGGTCCATGCCCATGATGGTGCCCATGTCCGTGGTGGTGATGGTGACCATGGTCATGGTCATGGTCATGGTCATGCCCGTGCTCATGGTCATGCCCATGCCCCGCTCCGCCGCGCGTGTGAGAGAAGGTAGTCACGGGAGAGAGAAGTGAGGATACAGCCCGGTCATGAGGTAAGAGGGTCGAGAAACGCGATTCCGACGGCCCGGTCCCTCCCCGGTGCGCGGGGCCGGACGGAGGTAGGGATGGACTTCGAGAAGCACCAGAGCCTGCACACCATCATCATGCTGAGGGATGTCATCCGCAAGTGGTGGCAGATGGAGCTCTCGTTCGCGGACCGCCACGGCGTGGTGCACGACTGGCAGCGCGGAGATATCACGCCGCCGCCCAACCCGTTCTGCCGCATCTCGCTCGACTCGCGCGAGGGACTGCGGCGCTGTAGTCAGTCCGTCCGGGTGCTGCACGAGAAGTTCCGCGGCAACAAGAAGCTGCGCCGCGCGCTCTTCCACGACTGTCACCTCAACTTCAGCATCGTGGGCGCGCCGCTGTACGTGGACAACGACTACGCGGGCTGTCTCTTCGTGGAGGGCTTCGCCCGGCAGTCGCTCCAGCCGCGCGACGTGGACGTCCTGCACTCGCGGCTGCTCCAGTTCGCCCCCCCGTTGAGCGACCTGGAGCGCGCCGGGGAGCGGGTGCCGGTGCTGGATGGCGCGGAGCTCGCGAAGCTGTCCGACCTGCTGGAGTACGCGGCGCAGGAGATCATCAACAACGAGGCGGAGCTGGCCCGGCGCGAGGACCAGCAGCCGCCGCCCTCCGCCGAGGTGCTGGAGCGCTACCGGTTCGAGAAGATCATCGGCCGCTCGGGCCCGATGATGGAGGTCTTCCGGTTGATGGAGAAGGTGGCCAACTCCGACTCCACCGTCCTCATCAACGGCGAGTCGGGCACCGGCAAGGAGCTGGTCGCGCGCGCCATCCACCACAACGGGCCGCGCACGGACCAGCCCTTCGTGGTGCAGAACTGCTCCGCCTTCAACGACAACCTGCTGGAGAGCGCCCTCTTCGGCCACACCCGAGGCGCGTTCACCGGCGCGCTGCGCGACAAGAAGGGCCTGTTCGAGGTCGCCGACGGAGGCACCTTCTTCCTGGACGAGGTGGGCGACATGTCCCCGGCGCTCCAGGTGAAGCTCCTGCGCGTGCTCCAGGAGGGCACCTTCCTGCCCGTGGGCGGCACGCAGCACAAGGAGGTCAACGTCCGCGTCGTCGCCGCCACGCACAAGGACCTGGGAGAGCTCGTCAAGCGCGGCGAGTTCCGCGAGGACCTCTACTACCGCATCAACGTCATCCGCCTCCAGCTGCCCCCCCTGCGCGAGCGCCGCGACGACCTGCCCGTCCTCATCGACCACTTCCTGCGCAAGCACCACCGCGAGGGCCAGCGCACCCGTGGCTTGTCGCCCGAAGCCCTGTCCATCCTGGGCGCCTACGCCTGGCCGGGGAACATCCGCGAGCTGGAGAATGAAATCGAGCGGCTGCTCGTGCTCGGCGGAGACCTGGAGATGCTGCCCGCGGAGCTGCTCTCCAGCCGCATCCGCGACGCCGTCGTGCCCGGCGGGGGCCCCTTCATCCCGCCGCGCGCGCACGGGCGGCTGCATGAAGCGGTGGAGGCCCTGGAGCGGGAGATGATCCACCAAGGGCTCCTGCGCACGCGCAACAACAAGAGCCGGCTGGCGCGGGAGCTGGGCATCAGCCGCTCCAACCTCATCCTCAAGATTTCGCGCTACGGCCTGGACCGGGGCCTGCCCGACAACGACGAGCCGGAGGTGGAGGCATGAGCCGGGAGCCGGGCTACTTCCACCAGGACACCCTCCGCGTCCCCGACGGCGCGGAGCTGTACTACCAGGTCACCGGCGACGGGGAGCCGGGCGCGGTGCTGTGCGACGGGCTGGGCTGCGACGGCTTCGCCTGGAAGTACCTGGCGCCCTACCTGTCGCGTCACCACCGCGTGCTGCGCTGGCACTACCGCGGCCATGGCCGCTCCGGCATCCCCACGGACCGCGAGCGCATCGGCATGCTGTAC
Encoded here:
- the coaD gene encoding pantetheine-phosphate adenylyltransferase, with protein sequence MPVAIYPGSFDPLTNGHLSLIQRSLKMFDKVIVAIAVNPKKTPLFTEDERRDLIREAVQDPRVEVDAFHGLLVDYVRRRGGSVIVRGLRAVSDFEYEFQLANMNRKLAPTVETVFMMTGEDYFYISSQLVREVASFGGDVTGLVPPNVHEALKAKFARKT
- the rsmD gene encoding 16S rRNA (guanine(966)-N(2))-methyltransferase RsmD, coding for MRIVSGSAKGRALAGPKPTSRHIRPTADRVRETLFNVLGQMLDGQQVLDLYAGTGALGLEALSRGAGGVVLVDQDREAQALCRQNTDALGFSSQVELLAQPAVRALETLKRRGARFELIFADPPYAARVVETVLEGVTAAGLLSPGGMLVVEHDKRESAPEAHAGLTREDQRRFGDTLVSFYRAP
- a CDS encoding cation diffusion facilitator family transporter, which gives rise to MAEERRKDRRRLIFALVLTATIALAEAVGGWLTHSLALMSDAGHMLTDVSALGLSLVALWFAGKPADVKKTYGYYRMEILSALLNGVLLLGITGFILFEAWERFHAPTVVDVKPMAMVAAVGLLANLGALGFLHNTHSMNVRGAFLHVLGDTLSSVGVLLGAGIMALTGWYVVDPLISLVISVVIVVGALRLVRDAVDVLMEAVPAHVDMPQVKELLLRVPGVTAVHDLHVWTISSGVYALSAHLVVLDPMVCNNDEILSAVKHDLFDRFGIDHTTIQIESETYAHLGEVH
- a CDS encoding sigma-54-dependent Fis family transcriptional regulator, whose product is MDFEKHQSLHTIIMLRDVIRKWWQMELSFADRHGVVHDWQRGDITPPPNPFCRISLDSREGLRRCSQSVRVLHEKFRGNKKLRRALFHDCHLNFSIVGAPLYVDNDYAGCLFVEGFARQSLQPRDVDVLHSRLLQFAPPLSDLERAGERVPVLDGAELAKLSDLLEYAAQEIINNEAELARREDQQPPPSAEVLERYRFEKIIGRSGPMMEVFRLMEKVANSDSTVLINGESGTGKELVARAIHHNGPRTDQPFVVQNCSAFNDNLLESALFGHTRGAFTGALRDKKGLFEVADGGTFFLDEVGDMSPALQVKLLRVLQEGTFLPVGGTQHKEVNVRVVAATHKDLGELVKRGEFREDLYYRINVIRLQLPPLRERRDDLPVLIDHFLRKHHREGQRTRGLSPEALSILGAYAWPGNIRELENEIERLLVLGGDLEMLPAELLSSRIRDAVVPGGGPFIPPRAHGRLHEAVEALEREMIHQGLLRTRNNKSRLARELGISRSNLILKISRYGLDRGLPDNDEPEVEA